One genomic segment of Micromonospora sp. WMMC415 includes these proteins:
- a CDS encoding DUF3159 domain-containing protein: MTTGQHRAAQPGAGPDEEEPLPTIAEQMADQLGGWRGLLESSIPVVVFVVANIVGDLRPAVIASVAVAVAIAALRLAQRRPIRHAVNGLFGIAIGAAIAWRTGDERDFYLPGILYGIGYGVALLVSAAIRQPLVGWIWSVLVAKGRSDWRQDPRLVRTFTGLTVLWGVVWLAKVGVQAGLYLAQQDTALGVARLVLGYPPYVLLLLITVWTVRRVTHESSPASTA; the protein is encoded by the coding sequence ATGACGACGGGACAGCACCGGGCGGCCCAGCCGGGCGCCGGGCCGGACGAAGAGGAGCCGCTGCCGACCATCGCCGAGCAGATGGCCGACCAGTTGGGCGGCTGGCGGGGCCTGCTGGAGTCCAGTATCCCGGTGGTGGTCTTCGTGGTGGCCAACATCGTCGGCGACCTGCGTCCGGCGGTGATCGCCTCGGTGGCGGTGGCGGTCGCGATCGCCGCCCTACGGCTGGCGCAGCGGCGGCCGATCCGGCACGCGGTCAACGGGCTGTTCGGCATCGCCATCGGCGCCGCGATCGCCTGGCGGACCGGCGACGAACGGGACTTCTACCTTCCCGGCATCCTCTACGGCATCGGCTACGGCGTGGCGCTGCTGGTCTCGGCGGCGATCCGGCAGCCCCTGGTGGGCTGGATCTGGTCGGTGCTGGTGGCCAAGGGCCGCTCCGACTGGCGGCAGGACCCCCGCCTGGTGCGCACGTTCACCGGGCTCACCGTGCTGTGGGGCGTGGTCTGGCTGGCGAAGGTCGGCGTCCAGGCCGGCCTCTACCTCGCCCAGCAGGACACCGCGCTGGGCGTGGCCCGGCTGGTGCTGGGCTACCCGCCGTACGTGCTGCTGTTGCTGATCACCGTCTGGACGGTGCGGCGGGTGACCCACGAGTCGTCGCCGGCGTCGACGGCCTGA
- a CDS encoding OB-fold nucleic acid binding domain-containing protein, with the protein MSTDERRGSLRRMLRRLTASEAEIEAQELRRESAEHGGVPARQCSRGEVVSVSGRLRTVVYTPRTNLPTLEADLYDGSDVVTLVWLGRRHISGIEPGRHLTARGRVAVRDDRKVIYNPYYELEPPK; encoded by the coding sequence ATGTCGACCGACGAGCGGCGGGGTTCATTGCGGCGCATGCTGCGACGGCTCACCGCGAGCGAGGCGGAGATCGAGGCGCAGGAGCTGCGCCGGGAGAGCGCCGAGCACGGCGGTGTGCCGGCCCGGCAGTGCAGCCGGGGCGAGGTGGTCTCGGTGTCCGGCCGGCTCCGCACGGTGGTCTACACCCCCCGGACGAACCTGCCCACGCTGGAGGCGGACCTCTACGACGGCAGCGACGTGGTGACCCTGGTGTGGCTGGGACGGCGGCACATCTCCGGCATCGAGCCCGGACGGCACCTGACCGCGCGCGGCCGGGTGGCCGTGCGGGACGACCGCAAGGTCATCTACAACCCGTACTACGAGTTGGAACCGCCGAAGTGA
- a CDS encoding DUF3710 domain-containing protein encodes MIFSRKRAGAGRHTRDERTEVRDANELEAPVIPEAPARGPYDASEAPSGVQRLDLGSLQIPAVPDVEVRVQADQQGVIQQVVLVHGQNALQLGVFAAPRSEGIWDEVREEIRQSLFNDGAAAQEIEGEYGTELQARVRTQDGITDLRFVGVDGPRWMVRGVFQGDAATNPAAAGPLATCLEGLVVDRGHEAKPVREPLPLRLPREVAEQAGPGDAATAAAGEAREA; translated from the coding sequence GTGATCTTCTCCCGAAAGCGGGCCGGTGCCGGGCGGCACACGCGTGACGAGCGGACCGAGGTCCGCGACGCCAACGAGCTGGAGGCACCGGTGATCCCGGAGGCTCCGGCGCGCGGCCCGTACGACGCCAGCGAGGCCCCGTCCGGGGTGCAGCGACTCGACCTGGGCAGCCTGCAGATCCCCGCGGTGCCCGACGTCGAGGTGCGGGTGCAGGCCGACCAGCAGGGGGTGATCCAGCAGGTCGTGCTCGTCCACGGGCAGAACGCTCTCCAGCTCGGCGTCTTCGCCGCCCCGCGCAGCGAGGGCATCTGGGACGAGGTGCGTGAGGAGATCCGCCAGTCCCTCTTCAACGACGGCGCCGCCGCCCAGGAGATCGAGGGCGAGTACGGCACCGAGTTGCAGGCCCGGGTCCGCACCCAGGACGGCATCACCGACCTGCGCTTCGTCGGCGTCGACGGGCCGCGCTGGATGGTGCGCGGCGTCTTCCAGGGCGACGCGGCGACCAACCCGGCCGCGGCCGGCCCGCTGGCCACCTGCCTGGAGGGCCTGGTGGTCGACCGGGGCCACGAGGCGAAGCCGGTCCGCGAGCCACTGCCGCTGCGGCTGCCCCGGGAGGTCGCCGAGCAGGCCGGCCCGGGCGACGCCGCCACGGCCGCCGCCGGCGAGGCCCGGGAAGCCTAG
- the dut gene encoding dUTP diphosphatase yields the protein MTDVVPVPVRQLDPGLPLPAYAHPGDAGADLVAAADVELPPGGRALVPTGVAIALPEGYVGLVHPRSGLAARLGVTVLNAPGTVDAGYRGEIFVNLINHDRETPARIVRGDRIAQLVVQRVARAEFQPVAELPASRRGSGGHGSTGGHANLVPAPAAPGTDGRRPAAGAP from the coding sequence GTGACCGACGTCGTACCCGTGCCCGTACGCCAGCTCGACCCCGGGCTACCGCTCCCGGCGTACGCCCATCCCGGCGACGCCGGTGCGGACCTGGTGGCCGCCGCGGACGTCGAGCTGCCACCGGGCGGCCGCGCCCTGGTGCCGACCGGCGTGGCCATCGCGCTGCCGGAGGGGTACGTGGGCCTGGTCCACCCCCGTTCGGGGCTGGCGGCCAGGCTCGGCGTGACCGTGCTCAACGCGCCCGGTACGGTCGACGCCGGCTACCGGGGTGAGATCTTCGTCAACCTGATCAACCATGATCGGGAGACGCCGGCCCGGATCGTCCGCGGCGACCGCATCGCGCAGCTCGTCGTGCAGCGCGTGGCGCGGGCGGAGTTCCAGCCGGTGGCGGAGCTGCCCGCGTCCCGGCGGGGGAGCGGCGGGCACGGCTCCACCGGTGGCCACGCCAACCTGGTGCCGGCGCCCGCCGCACCGGGAACGGACGGCCGGCGGCCGGCGGCCGGGGCGCCGTGA
- a CDS encoding DUF3093 domain-containing protein — protein MSVSPSPSYAERLSLPWWLWVGGLAVAALFAAEIWMGAPGVRAWLPFVVLLPAAVAGMAWLGRIRLAVQEGELRVDDARLPARFVADVVPLDAAGRREVLGVGADPLAFVVQRPWIAGAVQVVLDDPADPTPFWVVSTRRPVELAEALLAARDAAGTSPAGR, from the coding sequence GTGAGCGTGTCCCCGTCCCCGTCGTACGCCGAACGGCTGAGCCTGCCCTGGTGGCTCTGGGTGGGTGGGCTGGCCGTGGCCGCCCTGTTCGCCGCCGAGATCTGGATGGGTGCGCCCGGCGTCCGGGCGTGGCTGCCGTTCGTGGTGCTGCTGCCCGCCGCCGTGGCCGGCATGGCGTGGCTGGGCCGGATCCGGCTGGCCGTCCAGGAGGGCGAGCTGCGGGTGGACGACGCCCGCCTGCCGGCGCGCTTCGTCGCCGACGTCGTGCCGCTGGACGCCGCCGGCCGACGCGAGGTGCTCGGCGTGGGCGCCGACCCGCTGGCGTTCGTGGTGCAGCGGCCGTGGATCGCCGGTGCGGTGCAGGTCGTGCTGGACGACCCGGCCGATCCCACCCCGTTCTGGGTGGTGAGCACGCGCCGGCCGGTCGAGCTGGCGGAGGCGCTCCTCGCGGCCCGGGACGCCGCGGGGACCAGCCCCGCGGGGCGCTGA
- a CDS encoding DUF4193 domain-containing protein translates to MATDYDAPRRDEVDLGEDSLEELKARRVDSQSGAVDVDEAEVAESFELPGADLADEELTVKVLPMQQDEFRCARCFLVHHRSQLAVERNGELICRECV, encoded by the coding sequence ATGGCCACCGACTACGACGCCCCGCGTCGCGACGAGGTCGACCTCGGCGAGGACAGCCTGGAAGAGCTGAAGGCCCGGCGCGTCGACTCACAGTCGGGCGCCGTGGACGTCGACGAGGCCGAGGTGGCGGAGAGCTTCGAGCTGCCCGGCGCCGACCTGGCCGACGAGGAGCTCACGGTCAAGGTGCTGCCGATGCAGCAGGACGAGTTCCGCTGCGCTCGCTGCTTCCTCGTGCACCACCGCAGCCAACTGGCGGTCGAGCGCAACGGCGAACTGATCTGCCGCGAGTGCGTCTGA